CCTCGCCCGCGAGTTCGGCCTCGTCAACTCGCTCCTCGGCCTCGCCCTCACCTACATCTCCTTCGCCCTCCCCTACGCGCTGTGGATCCTCCGCGCCTTCTTCCAGTCCATCCCCGTGGAGCTGGAGCACGCCGCCCTCATCGACGGGGCCAATCGCGCGCAGGCCCTCTGCTACGTGGTGGCGCCCCTCGCCCTCCCCGGCATCATCGCCACGGCCATCTTCACCTTCATCGTGGCCTGGAACGACTTCCTGTTCGCCCTCGTGCTCATCGGCAAGGACGAGCTCAAGACCCTCGCCATCGGCATCAACGACTTCTTCCACATGGCGGTGGTGGACTGGGGGCTGATCATGGCCGCCGGGGTCATGGTCACCATCCCCGCCCTCGTGTTCTTCGTGGCCATCCAGCGCTATCTCATCGCGGGCTGGGGCGCGGGCGGCGTCAAGGGATAATGGTCGGCCCCGCGTCCATCTGGCGGTGAGCGCGAGAGAACACGGAGAAGGCCAGCAGCCCCAGGGCGCCGAGCACGATCGCGAGCACGCCGAGCGCGATTTCCATGCCTGCGCGATCGACGAGCGCGCCGATGGGCGGTCCCACGATCACGAAGGACAGCCGGAAGAGCAGCGCGGCGATCGACAGGACGCTCGCCCGGTCTTCCGCGGGAGCGTCCTGCTGCATCACGTTGGCCAGGATGGGCCCCTGCAGGCCACGGATGGTCATGAAGCAGAGATAGAAGACGATGCCCCACGCGACGTGGCTCAGGGCGAGCCCGACGTACCCGACGAGAACGAGAAGGCAGCAGCCGAAGAGGCTCGCGCGCACGCCGAGCGC
This is a stretch of genomic DNA from Candidatus Methylomirabilota bacterium. It encodes these proteins:
- a CDS encoding carbohydrate ABC transporter permease → MAERSSRGRRRSRRPVSSAAEWTLRIGLFVFCAFPLYWMLVSSLKVSHELLASPPTFWPHEWDLRAYRKLFYETNFWKYFQNTIVVSAITTVIVVTAGVIGAYSLTRYAFPGRTLVARVTLLAYMFPPIIMLVPLFLLAREFGLVNSLLGLALTYISFALPYALWILRAFFQSIPVELEHAALIDGANRAQALCYVVAPLALPGIIATAIFTFIVAWNDFLFALVLIGKDELKTLAIGINDFFHMAVVDWGLIMAAGVMVTIPALVFFVAIQRYLIAGWGAGGVKG